From the Malus domestica chromosome 17, GDT2T_hap1 genome, one window contains:
- the LOC139193378 gene encoding uncharacterized protein — MQTQKEESDKDILEIFRKVQVNIPLSDAIKQIPKYAKFFKKLCTTRKQIWEKEAVHVSENVSTMLQRKLPPKYKDPGSFTIPFVIGNTRCEHAMLDLGASINVIPYSVYASMSLVDLKNDGVIIQLANRSNGYPKGVLEDVLVQVDYLIFAADFYMLDMEDLAHSPPSPILLGRPFMRTTQTKIDVAKGALTMAFGGDMINFKISDSIENPNDVHSCFSIDVIKV; from the coding sequence ATGCAAACACAGAAGGAagagagtgacaaagacattCTTGAGATATTTAGGAAGGtacaagtcaatatcccgctcTCAGATGCAATCAAACAAATCCCGAAGTACGCTaagttttttaagaagctttgtacaacaaggaaacagATTTGGGAGAAAGAGgcggtacatgtaagtgagaatgtctctacaatgttgcaaagaaagctgccacctaaatacaaagatccaggtagttttacaattccttttgttattggaaatacACGGTGtgaacatgctatgctagatttaggtgcatcaattaatgtcattccatattctgtttatgcatctatgagtCTAGTAGatcttaaaaatgatggtgttattattcaattagccaatcGATCTAATGGAtacccgaaaggagttttggaagatgttttggtgcaagtAGACTACTTGATTTTTGCTGCAGATTTCTAtatgcttgacatggaggatttagcccactctccaccatcgccaatcttacttggacgacctttcatgaGAACAacccaaaccaagattgatgtggccaagggaGCGTTAACAATGGCGTTTGGTGGCGATATGATTAACTTCAAAATTTCGGACTCTATTGAGAATCCTAATGatgttcattcttgtttttccatTGATGTAATTAAAGTGTAG
- the LOC139193379 gene encoding uncharacterized protein: MTPVNVDGSILQMKAFSFSLMEKAKDWLYELAPGTVTSWESMTRAFLDKFFPTSRIILLRKRIIGIQQNQGESFPMYYKRFKAFVASCPQHQMKEELLIQYFYERLLPIERQMLDTSASGALVDKTLVAAKTLIANRALNAQQYEGVGQREPPRQQHVNEVIDKPKVQENTICGVCSMQGHLNDQCLQLIENGGWETTHAVGYQGQNQPRNDPYSNTYNPGWKDHPNFKWREPQQPQQQGGFRQPPSGIYQRSYEPPQPPPQSAQTNSGSSLDNDKVLSILTSLTQALQNQAKDMGEVKKQIGKMVEFMGQFREEWKLPSSTIVNPKGGFETVKAITLRSGKEVGTDPQPSKSSQKEDEKL; encoded by the exons atgaccccaGTCAACGTCGATGGAAGCATATTGCAGATGAAAGCTTTTTCATTCTCACTAATGGAGAAGGCtaaggattggttgtacgaattggcaCCTGGAAccgtcacatcttgggagagcatgacaAGAGCATTCTTAGATAAGTTCTTTCCAACATCAAGAatcattcttttgaggaagcgGATTATTGgcattcaacaaaatcaaggagAATCATTTCCGATGTACTACAAACGTTTCAAGGCTTTTGTTGCATCATGTCCCcaacatcaaatgaaagaagagcttcttattcaatatttctacgaaagACTTCTTCCCATTGAACGACAAATGCTAGACACCTCAGCAAGTGGTGCGTTGGTTGACAAAACACTGGTTGCTGCCAAGACTTTAATTGCCAACCGCgccttgaatgcacaacaatatgaaggagtTGGACAAAGGgaacccccacggcagcaacatgtcaatgag GTTATTGACAAACCCAAAGTGCAAGAAAATACAATCtgtggcgtgtgttccatgcaaggacatctTAATGACCAATGCcttcaattgattgagaatggcggatgggaAACTACCCATGCAGTGGGCTATcaaggccaaaatcagccaCGAAATGACCCGTACTCTAACACTTACAATCCAGGCTggaaagatcatccaaatttcaagtggagggaacctcaacaacctcaacaacaaggaggatttcgaCAGCCACCCTCTGGGATATATCAAAGGTCATACGAACCGCCACAACCTccaccacaatctgcccaaacaAATTCAGGTTCATCTTTGGACAATGATAAAGTTCTTTCAATACTAACTTCTTTGACTCAGGCActccaaaatcaagccaaagatatgggggaagtgaagaaacaaattgggaagatggtagagttcatggggcagtttAGAGAAGAATGGAAACTACCTAGCTCCACCATCGTcaatccaaaaggaggctttgaaactGTTAAGGCAATCacattgagaagtggaaaagaggtaGGAACTGATCCACaaccatccaaatcaagtcaaaaAGAGGACGAGAAGCTGTAA